From the Caldicellulosiruptoraceae bacterium PP1 genome, one window contains:
- a CDS encoding AbrB/MazE/SpoVT family DNA-binding domain-containing protein: MSITVLKKNSQVILPHRLINRMGLKPGDKFEIIEKDGGIFLVPIVVYPKRKIRKITKIVSKANRESKSNLTKIYNNVDEAFKNMGINFNEL; the protein is encoded by the coding sequence ATGTCTATTACTGTCCTTAAAAAAAATTCCCAAGTAATTTTACCTCATAGATTAATAAATAGAATGGGTCTTAAACCTGGTGATAAATTTGAAATTATTGAAAAAGACGGTGGTATATTTCTTGTCCCAATAGTTGTTTATCCAAAAAGAAAGATTAGGAAGATTACAAAAATTGTTTCAAAGGCAAATAGAGAAAGTAAAAGCAATTTAACAAAAATATATAATAATGTCGATGAGGCATTTAAAAATATGGGGATAAACTTCAATGAATTATAA
- a CDS encoding type II toxin-antitoxin system YafQ family toxin: MNYKIEITTHFEKQLKRLNKNEQKIVYNKLNLLINNPFHPSLRTKKVQGLENVFECRINMDIRLLWQYKNNNIILLLTIGHHNEIF; the protein is encoded by the coding sequence ATGAATTATAAGATTGAAATAACAACTCACTTTGAAAAACAATTAAAAAGATTAAACAAAAATGAACAAAAGATAGTCTATAATAAATTAAATTTATTAATTAATAACCCTTTTCATCCTTCTTTAAGAACAAAGAAGGTTCAAGGTCTCGAAAATGTCTTTGAATGTAGAATTAATATGGATATAAGACTACTATGGCAATATAAAAATAATAATATCATACTTTTATTAACTATTGGCCATCATAATGAGATTTTTTAG
- a CDS encoding putative bifunctional diguanylate cyclase/phosphodiesterase, translating into MFKSNKNDKKITIYKDALRITLIYTIIASLWIFFSDSLLGKITKDINDIKYISMYKGLFFVFITSALLFFLIKSKLFEINKSHIKLAKSYQNLKNTHQKLIIIKKELNEQYKALKSSHEKLIRNAYYDFITGLPNRILFYEMLEEMINIHKKNKKRLAVIYLDIDNFKTINDIVGHIKADNLLREFSQKLLTVIKDGVFLSRIGGDEFGFIVPEINDNIDIEHCLKKLNGVFRGEWKLDNYDFFISISMGISIYPDDAYDAATLVQNADIALNKAKTSGKNKWCYFQKEFNVEIIKINEIENGLRHALSNNEFYLVYQPIYKISDEKVKGAEALLRWQHPQKGMISPNDFIPIAENSGLIIPIGNWVLKDANRQINEWKSLCRDDFSISINTSIKQFQDSSFLNIIKEFSSVGLLNPNNINIEITETSAMEDVETTINALYNLKELGLKVILDDFGIGYSSLNYLQTLPIDMLKIDKSFIMSMMEASKETKIIKNLIELAHVLRIEVVAEGVETEEQFKILKDQGCDYIQGYLISKPISAGEFRDKFLPKKSHYDGQ; encoded by the coding sequence ATGTTTAAAAGCAATAAAAATGATAAAAAAATAACAATATATAAAGATGCACTTAGAATAACACTTATATACACTATTATAGCAAGTTTATGGATATTTTTTAGTGATTCATTGCTTGGCAAAATTACAAAAGATATAAATGATATTAAATATATAAGTATGTATAAAGGCTTATTTTTTGTTTTTATTACATCAGCTCTTTTGTTTTTTTTAATAAAATCAAAACTTTTTGAAATAAACAAATCACATATAAAATTAGCTAAAAGCTATCAGAATCTTAAAAATACTCATCAAAAACTAATAATTATAAAAAAGGAACTGAATGAGCAATATAAAGCACTGAAAAGTAGCCACGAGAAATTAATAAGAAATGCATACTATGATTTTATTACAGGGCTTCCTAATAGAATTCTTTTCTATGAAATGCTTGAAGAAATGATAAATATTCATAAGAAAAATAAAAAAAGATTAGCAGTAATATATCTTGATATTGATAATTTTAAAACAATAAATGATATTGTAGGTCATATAAAAGCTGATAACCTGCTTAGAGAGTTTTCTCAAAAACTTTTGACTGTTATAAAAGATGGAGTATTTTTATCAAGAATAGGTGGAGACGAGTTTGGTTTTATTGTTCCAGAAATAAATGATAACATAGATATTGAGCACTGTTTAAAAAAGCTAAATGGGGTATTTAGAGGTGAATGGAAACTTGACAATTATGATTTTTTTATTAGCATAAGCATGGGTATATCTATATATCCTGATGATGCTTATGATGCTGCAACACTTGTTCAAAATGCAGACATAGCACTTAATAAAGCAAAAACAAGCGGGAAAAACAAATGGTGCTATTTTCAAAAGGAATTTAATGTTGAAATAATAAAGATAAACGAAATTGAAAATGGTTTAAGGCATGCACTTTCTAATAATGAGTTTTATTTGGTATATCAACCAATATATAAAATTTCAGATGAAAAAGTTAAAGGAGCAGAAGCACTTTTAAGATGGCAGCATCCACAAAAAGGCATGATTTCTCCTAATGATTTTATCCCAATAGCTGAAAACTCTGGTCTTATAATACCAATAGGAAATTGGGTTTTAAAAGACGCAAACAGGCAGATTAATGAGTGGAAAAGCTTATGTAGAGATGATTTTAGCATTTCAATAAATACATCAATTAAACAGTTTCAAGATAGTAGTTTTTTAAATATTATTAAAGAGTTTTCATCAGTTGGGCTATTAAATCCAAATAATATAAATATAGAGATCACAGAAACATCAGCAATGGAAGATGTTGAAACAACTATAAATGCTCTTTATAATCTTAAAGAATTGGGGCTTAAAGTTATTTTAGATGACTTTGGTATAGGTTATTCTTCATTAAACTATTTACAAACATTACCAATAGACATGTTAAAAATTGACAAATCATTTATTATGAGCATGATGGAAGCCTCAAAAGAAACAAAGATAATTAAAAACCTAATTGAACTTGCTCATGTTTTAAGAATTGAAGTGGTAGCAGAAGGTGTTGAAACAGAGGAGCAGTTTAAAATTCTAAAAGACCAAGGGTGTGATTATATACAAGGATATTTGATAAGTAAACCAATAAGTGCAGGGGAATTCAGAGATAAATTTTTGCCTAAAAAATCTCATTATGATGGCCAATAG
- a CDS encoding S-layer homology domain-containing protein: MKTKKRIVSILVLVVFSLSIVSFAFAQGDTVATPNAKSIIEKIVNSLAQNNQGTNAADAIALYLNSGKSDILTAFNTVASGGREVRLEQSFGLTTASVSAMIDFMKNTYVKSDLIDLIDAKKNNASNYDSLKTNLANQLIEQYKTYLNNDINRVNTILDKINTYLAVSSFSPYKPISYDSTTKNFTLDNAKVDQMINFLNDILGDDISADSSKTAIKTALQGLVSSINTKMNDNQKLGANLILDFWGLLYTTTGGSTGGNTGGSTGGTTTGSTGTTTGGTTTTTPTTPTNIQEAKAQLQEAAKSGDVKTAANAITQTLNVIETKVTGTTQQEILTKVNAAIDVAKEASKTLAAVITKTTTPEEVKSLVTSTLDVWNKVSTSITNADNLSTVQKTEITEKSKFELMNTMLSAIKNIAVIPAVTESESENSYTVSTDKLTAADAKLSAVYQAFSNIKTAENQKVISLIGNALMVNAVTDKDKKLTINFDEAAVNKVKSEGKYSSVAVATKYGYALVPLSNISGGKLSIEITKTTVNAQNNISDVIDIKVNVNGNNIDTFTTNPVKLVFNLNNKPQDPAVVTAFKVNGDTTEIVPGIYVESTNSFIALRKSLSTYYVGTYTKNFKDVSASAWYTSYVKEAVAKGIVSGYPDTTFRPDNSVTRAEFAKMIVQALGISTKDQSVTQFSDVTEKDWFYPYVAALYNLGVVNGRSANKFAPNEKITREEMAKVVSLALVKTGKISDANITTTTFADNSNISSWAKKYVALAQKNGILEGMSDNKFDPKSNTTRAQVAAIALRAFIK, from the coding sequence ATGAAGACAAAAAAGAGAATAGTTAGTATTTTGGTATTAGTGGTATTTTCTTTATCAATAGTATCATTTGCTTTTGCACAAGGAGATACAGTTGCTACCCCAAATGCAAAGAGCATTATTGAAAAGATTGTTAATAGCTTAGCACAAAATAATCAAGGAACTAATGCTGCAGATGCTATAGCTCTTTATCTAAACAGTGGTAAAAGTGATATATTAACAGCTTTTAATACAGTTGCTTCAGGTGGTCGTGAGGTTAGATTAGAACAAAGCTTTGGATTAACAACAGCTTCAGTTAGTGCAATGATTGATTTTATGAAAAATACTTATGTTAAATCAGATTTAATTGATTTAATAGATGCAAAGAAGAACAATGCATCGAATTATGATTCGCTTAAAACAAATTTGGCTAATCAGCTCATTGAACAATATAAAACATATTTAAATAATGATATTAATAGAGTTAATACAATACTTGATAAAATAAATACTTATTTAGCAGTATCATCATTCAGTCCATATAAGCCAATATCATATGATAGCACAACTAAGAATTTCACATTAGATAATGCAAAAGTAGATCAAATGATTAATTTTTTGAATGATATCTTAGGTGATGATATTTCTGCTGATAGCAGCAAAACAGCAATAAAGACTGCTTTACAAGGTTTAGTATCTTCAATCAATACAAAGATGAACGATAACCAAAAACTTGGCGCAAACTTAATCCTTGATTTCTGGGGATTACTTTATACAACAACAGGTGGTAGCACAGGTGGAAATACAGGTGGTTCCACAGGTGGTACAACAACTGGCTCTACTGGAACTACAACAGGTGGAACAACAACAACAACCCCAACTACACCTACAAATATTCAGGAAGCTAAAGCACAACTTCAAGAGGCTGCTAAATCAGGAGACGTAAAGACTGCTGCAAATGCAATTACACAAACACTTAATGTTATTGAAACAAAAGTTACTGGTACAACACAACAAGAGATATTAACAAAAGTAAACGCAGCAATCGATGTTGCAAAAGAGGCATCAAAAACCCTTGCAGCTGTTATTACGAAAACAACAACACCAGAGGAGGTAAAAAGCTTAGTTACCTCAACCCTTGATGTATGGAATAAGGTATCAACTTCTATTACAAATGCTGATAATCTTTCAACTGTTCAGAAAACAGAGATAACAGAAAAATCAAAGTTTGAGCTTATGAATACAATGCTTTCTGCAATTAAAAACATAGCAGTAATTCCTGCTGTTACAGAAAGTGAAAGTGAAAATTCATATACTGTTTCTACAGATAAGTTAACTGCAGCAGATGCAAAACTTAGTGCGGTTTACCAAGCTTTTTCTAATATAAAGACAGCAGAAAACCAAAAGGTAATATCTTTAATCGGCAACGCATTGATGGTCAATGCAGTAACTGACAAAGATAAAAAACTCACTATTAACTTTGATGAAGCTGCTGTAAACAAGGTGAAATCAGAGGGCAAATACAGCTCAGTTGCTGTTGCTACAAAATATGGTTATGCTTTAGTTCCGCTTTCAAATATCAGTGGCGGTAAGCTTTCTATTGAAATTACAAAAACAACTGTCAATGCTCAAAACAATATTTCTGATGTAATAGATATAAAGGTTAATGTAAATGGAAATAATATAGATACATTTACAACAAACCCAGTTAAACTTGTATTTAACCTCAATAATAAGCCGCAAGATCCAGCGGTAGTTACAGCATTTAAGGTAAATGGTGATACAACAGAGATAGTACCTGGTATTTATGTTGAATCAACAAATTCATTTATAGCACTCAGAAAATCATTAAGTACTTACTACGTTGGAACATACACAAAGAACTTTAAAGATGTTTCAGCATCAGCGTGGTATACATCATATGTAAAAGAAGCAGTGGCAAAAGGCATTGTTAGTGGCTATCCAGATACAACATTTAGACCAGATAATTCTGTTACAAGAGCAGAATTTGCAAAAATGATTGTTCAAGCTCTTGGTATCTCAACAAAAGACCAAAGTGTAACTCAGTTTAGCGATGTAACAGAAAAAGATTGGTTCTATCCATATGTTGCAGCACTTTATAACCTTGGTGTTGTAAATGGAAGAAGTGCCAATAAGTTTGCTCCAAATGAAAAGATAACAAGAGAAGAAATGGCTAAGGTAGTTTCATTAGCATTGGTTAAAACAGGAAAGATTTCCGATGCTAATATAACAACTACTACATTTGCAGATAATTCAAACATTTCATCATGGGCAAAGAAATATGTAGCACTTGCTCAAAAGAATGGAATACTTGAGGGTATGTCAGATAACAAATTTGATCCAAAATCAAATACTACAAGAGCACAGGTAGCTGCAATAGCATTAAGAGCGTTTATAAAATAA
- a CDS encoding tyrosine-protein phosphatase: MIDLHCHLMPNVDDGAKTLDEAREIIKLAQKEGIKEICVTPHFSDSVKANYNNLYEEFLRGLNNLDVILHKGCEYTLDSALYNTDNLITLANSDYVLVELKDGYIYEYTINQLYNLRMKGYLIILAHPERTFIDVDIRKLKKLKDYEIYFQITAGSITGKFGDKVKKYAFELLERGMCEIVSSDAHSAEKTTSKHGLNMQEAYKVVSKKFGGDVADILFIDNPERVITNKPLLSIDNLHKRGFLSKIFGGM, translated from the coding sequence ATGATAGATCTGCACTGTCATCTAATGCCTAACGTTGATGATGGAGCAAAAACATTAGATGAGGCAAGGGAAATAATAAAACTTGCTCAAAAAGAAGGCATCAAAGAGATATGTGTAACTCCTCATTTTAGCGACAGTGTAAAAGCAAATTATAATAATTTATATGAGGAGTTTTTGAGGGGATTAAATAACTTAGATGTTATACTACATAAAGGCTGTGAATATACATTAGATTCTGCACTTTATAATACTGACAATCTTATTACTTTAGCTAATTCAGATTATGTTTTGGTTGAGCTAAAAGATGGATATATATATGAATATACTATAAATCAACTATATAACCTTAGAATGAAAGGTTACCTTATTATTTTAGCTCATCCTGAAAGAACATTTATTGATGTAGACATAAGAAAGCTGAAAAAACTAAAGGATTATGAGATTTACTTTCAAATAACAGCAGGTAGTATAACAGGAAAATTTGGTGACAAAGTGAAAAAATATGCCTTTGAATTATTAGAAAGAGGCATGTGTGAGATTGTATCAAGCGATGCCCATTCTGCTGAAAAAACTACTTCAAAACATGGGCTTAATATGCAAGAGGCATATAAGGTTGTTTCCAAAAAATTTGGAGGTGATGTTGCTGATATTTTATTTATAGATAACCCCGAAAGGGTTATTACAAATAAACCCTTACTATCTATAGATAATTTACACAAAAGGGGATTTTTAAGTAAGATTTTTGGAGGGATGTAG
- a CDS encoding CpsD/CapB family tyrosine-protein kinase has product MNPSDSLIALHNSRSPITETFRMLRTNIQFSSLDKPIKTILVTSTIPSEGKSTIAANLAVVMAQAGSKVIIVDADLRKPNVHKMFGVINKVGLTNILVENKELEQVVKKDGVENLDILTSGPIPPNPAELLSSNKFATFLDTIRQMYDYIIIDTPPSSSLTDAAIVSRIVDGVILVASAGEVDIEAVQRSKENLKNVNANILGVVLNKVKRKTSGYYYYYYNYYYYYNDEGEKELRKTKKRKMREENDRSALSSNA; this is encoded by the coding sequence ATGAACCCATCAGATTCTTTAATTGCATTACATAATTCACGTTCACCAATAACCGAGACATTTAGAATGCTTAGAACTAATATCCAGTTTTCAAGTTTAGATAAACCAATAAAAACTATATTGGTTACAAGTACAATACCATCAGAAGGAAAATCAACAATAGCTGCTAATTTAGCTGTTGTAATGGCTCAAGCTGGAAGTAAAGTTATAATAGTTGATGCTGATCTAAGAAAGCCTAATGTTCATAAAATGTTTGGTGTTATCAACAAAGTTGGGCTTACTAATATTTTGGTTGAAAATAAAGAGCTTGAGCAAGTAGTAAAAAAAGATGGAGTTGAAAATTTAGATATCTTAACATCAGGCCCAATTCCACCAAATCCAGCAGAACTTTTATCATCAAATAAATTTGCGACATTTTTAGACACAATAAGACAAATGTATGATTATATAATAATAGACACACCGCCAAGCAGTTCATTAACTGATGCTGCTATAGTAAGTAGAATTGTTGATGGTGTTATTTTAGTAGCTTCAGCAGGGGAGGTTGATATTGAAGCTGTGCAAAGATCTAAAGAGAATCTCAAAAATGTAAATGCAAATATATTAGGAGTTGTATTAAATAAAGTAAAAAGAAAAACTTCAGGCTATTATTACTATTACTATAACTATTACTATTATTATAACGATGAAGGGGAAAAGGAACTTCGCAAAACAAAAAAGCGAAAGATGAGGGAGGAAAATGATAGATCTGCACTGTCATCTAATGCCTAA
- a CDS encoding YveK family protein, whose product MELKEYILILRKRLILISSITLISTLAAIILSFYVMPPVYKATTTLFAGRSNSDSNNDNIQALYSDVLLGQQLVKDYREIAVSRSVLQKVISDLKLDMKPEALQSMISVNLKNDTRILSIDIESTDPKFAAVVANKLSEVFIDAVQKIMKIENVQIVDKAVIPDKPEKPKKMLNTAIAFILGLMVGVGIAFFLEYLDNTLKTPEDVEKYLEVPVLAIIPDMEEGGKRR is encoded by the coding sequence TTGGAACTAAAAGAGTATATTTTAATATTAAGAAAAAGGCTAATTTTAATTTCATCAATTACACTAATCTCAACATTAGCTGCTATAATACTTAGCTTCTATGTCATGCCTCCTGTATATAAAGCAACAACAACTCTTTTTGCAGGTCGTTCAAATAGTGATTCAAACAATGACAATATCCAAGCACTTTATAGCGATGTTCTTTTAGGACAACAACTTGTTAAGGACTATCGAGAGATTGCTGTATCAAGAAGTGTTCTTCAAAAGGTAATTTCTGACCTTAAACTTGATATGAAGCCAGAAGCATTACAGTCAATGATTTCAGTTAATCTCAAAAATGATACAAGGATACTTTCAATTGATATCGAAAGTACAGATCCTAAATTTGCTGCAGTTGTTGCCAATAAGCTTTCAGAGGTATTCATAGATGCGGTGCAGAAGATTATGAAGATTGAAAATGTTCAGATTGTTGATAAGGCAGTTATTCCGGACAAGCCCGAAAAACCAAAGAAAATGCTAAATACAGCCATTGCATTTATATTAGGTTTGATGGTAGGCGTTGGGATAGCCTTCTTCTTAGAATATCTTGATAATACCCTAAAAACACCAGAGGATGTTGAAAAATATCTTGAAGTACCAGTTTTAGCTATAATACCTGATATGGAAGAAGGAGGCAAAAGAAGATGA